A window of the Pelagicoccus albus genome harbors these coding sequences:
- a CDS encoding ThuA domain-containing protein: MSKKIKVLVWNEFIHEQKLDVVKEIYPQGMHQTIADGLASLDETGELEIATATLQEPEHGLTESRLAETDVLFWWGHCAHGDVQDEIVDRVQQRVLEGMGLVVLHSGHFSKVFKRLLGTSCALKWREAGERERLWVTNPGHPIAQGLGPCIELENTEMYGEPFGIPEPEEQVFISWFEGGEVFRSGCCWRRGSGKIFYFRPGHETYPIYHNKDVQQVLFNACKWAYNPCSWKGVSEAPNVSIENTLEKIQAKSGGIHEEGQEGFR, translated from the coding sequence ATGAGCAAGAAGATCAAGGTTTTGGTTTGGAACGAATTTATCCACGAGCAAAAGCTCGATGTCGTCAAAGAGATCTACCCGCAGGGGATGCATCAGACCATCGCAGATGGGCTGGCATCCCTCGACGAGACAGGTGAGCTCGAAATCGCCACCGCCACCCTTCAGGAGCCTGAGCACGGTTTGACGGAGAGCCGGCTTGCGGAGACGGACGTTCTCTTTTGGTGGGGGCATTGCGCTCACGGAGACGTGCAGGACGAAATTGTCGACCGCGTACAACAGCGAGTGCTGGAAGGGATGGGACTCGTCGTTTTGCACTCAGGCCATTTTTCCAAAGTATTTAAGCGACTGCTTGGAACCTCATGCGCTCTCAAATGGCGGGAAGCGGGTGAGCGCGAACGACTTTGGGTGACTAATCCCGGGCATCCCATCGCTCAAGGCTTGGGCCCTTGTATCGAATTGGAAAATACGGAAATGTACGGCGAACCGTTCGGAATTCCCGAGCCGGAGGAACAGGTTTTCATTTCATGGTTCGAAGGGGGCGAAGTTTTTCGTTCTGGATGTTGCTGGCGTCGGGGAAGCGGAAAGATCTTCTATTTTCGCCCCGGACACGAAACGTATCCGATCTACCACAACAAGGATGTACAGCAGGTACTCTTTAACGCTTGCAAATGGGCGTACAATCCCTGCTCTTGGAAAGGTGTTTCTGAGGCCCCAAACGTTAGCATCGAGA